The sequence CCTGACTCCCAGTTCAGAGCTCCTTCCCCTGCGGTCAGCCTGGCCCATTACTGCCAtcctgaaaaacaggaagagaggTACTGGGAGCACAGCAAAGGTGACCTCTGTCACCCTCTTGCCAGTCACAGTTAACATTATTCATCTACAAAGAGACCCTTGCTTTTGTCCCCTTAGGTGTTAAAGGGTTCCGGGAAGATGAATTAGTTGGCCACTTAGTTGTCTTTTACTGAAGCTGAAGCAAAGAGTTAGTTTTTCTTGGGATGTATTTTTTCCTGCCAGAAGCAAGAGTGATCAGGTctgtcccaaactcccaaactgGTAAGGATCAGCAGAGGCCTGCTGAAGccttgaggaggaggaggcagaatgtatggacagagggagcctgtcTGGGCCCCCTGCCAGTGGGCAGCTTGGCAGGGAGGAGCAGTTGCTTCTGTAATTCAGGATTCTGGGGACcacagaggagagggaggctggtATGGGCtgacagaaaaatattaaagtagcTGTAGGGTATTTTTTGAACcacttctttgtttccttttggcCCCTGAGAGTCTAGGATAAAAGTGGGGTCCATGAGAAGTTGCCCAGTGAACCCAGGGGAAGCTAAGCTGGTTGACATCTTTCCTCCTCCGAGTCAAATTGCTCCTTGTGCCTTAAAAACCTAAAGCTTTGGGATGTCCTTTAGACTAGATTAGGCTTGATTCaaataaaccacacacacacagaaatggggAAGAATATGTTATTTTCTGACTCTCTTCTCCATTGACCCACTTCCTACCCCCTCCATGAAACTTCTGTAGGTTGATAGTTTCCACCCTCCCTGGTTCCCACTGACCACAGCTAGGGCCTCAGAGACCCTTGGGCCTTTTCCaaaatttcttctctgattttagGGTAGTTGGGGTGCTCCCTGAGGACCtaggacagagaaagaaagggtatgaaacaCCAGATAGGGCTCCCTGCCACTGCACCAAGCCCCACACCACCCCCGTCCCACCACCGTCAGGGGCTTACATCATGGCAGACTTCAATGGCCTCCACGAATCTCTTGTCTTTCAAGTAGTTGAAAGCCAGCCTGAAGCCTGTCCAGGTGTAGGGAGGATTTAGACAATGGGTGGCACTCTGATGACCCGAGAACCCCTCTGGTTCCCCACCGCAAACAGATCACAGGCCCTGTGCTGTGGGGTCGGGAGGGTGGTGCCCCGGCCCTGGTCCCTCCTGCATGCACGCATGCCGGCCGGCTGCTGTACCGATGGCAGGGTTGGCGTAATGGCTGTACTTCCAGGCCAGCTCGTAGTTGGTGGCCGCGTCCTTGTACGACTGCTCCCTCTCCATGATGAAGCCCATGTACTCGTAGGCCTTGCAGCAGGACTGCAGGGAAAGCCGGTCAGAGCAGCGTGGGACCCGGCGGGGGCAAGGGCTGGGCAGCGGGTGAAGTAACCCACACCACTCAGGGACTCCGGCAGTACCTCCTAGCTTGACAAGAGGGTGAACTGGGTGCCCTCTTCTCAGCTATTCCTACACTGGAATGACCCCTGCCTTCACAGCCCTCCTGCTCTGACCTGCAAAGGCCCCTCCTGACCCAATCAAACCCTCCTTACACACCACCCTCCCATCTCCTGAACCCTTCTCATCTCTCCTCCCCGTTCTGTGTCCCCACTGCAGGCGGCTGGACCCTGCTCGCTTCTTCTTGCCTTGCTTTCCCATCCTTGTTCTGTGGTCCACGGGACACCTCCTGTCCTGCCTCTTCTCATCTCATTGCTATCCCTGCATCTCTGCCCCCAAAGCCCCAGTGCTTCTCACACACATACCACCCACCCCCCAAACAGCCCCAACGGCGGTGCACGCCTCGCCTTGTTGTATTTCACACAGCGCTGCAGCAGCTCCGAGGCCAGGTCAAACTTGCCGCCCTGGCAGTAGATATCGGCCAGTAGGAGCCAGCTCCTCTCCAGGTCATCGGCCTCAGCCAGTGTCCATGGGGCCTTGGCCAGACGCTTCAGCTGTGTGCGCGCCTTGGGGACCTGCTTCAGCAGGGAGCAGGCCTGCGCCATGGCGAGCAGGGCAGGGATGCTGTCCTTCTGTGCAGGCGGGAAGCAGGCATCTGGGCGCCCGGCCCTCCGCCTCAACATGctgcccgcctgcccgcccgcccgcccgcccgtcCTGGCAGCCAGCGCACCTCGGCCTGGGCCATCTCAATGAAGGTGCTCAGCGCCACCTCCACGTTGGCCCTCTCCCTGGTCGCCAGCAGGCACAGGCTCTGCAGCAGCCGCAGCTGGGTGTGGCCCCCGGCCGAGTGTGGGTAGAACTCCCGCAGCAGCTTCTCGGCGGTGCGCACGCCATGTTGCTCCAACTCCTTCCTGCTGGTGAAGCTGCGGGCGTTGAGGCTGAGCAGGAGGGCGCTGGCCTAGCCTGCCCACGAGGCCCTCGCCAGACCTCAGTCCAGAGGCCGAGGGctctccctgccttccctccctaCCCGCAGCCAGCCGGGCCCTCACTTGCTCTCGGTCACCAGGTGCTCAAAAGCCTCTCCGCCCACGATCTCGTTGTCTGGGTTCAGACAGATCTGCACCATGTGGTAGGTGGCGCTCTGGCCCCAAGTGCTGTCCTTGCGCGCTTTGTTTAGGAACTTCAGGGCTTCGTTGGGCTGTCCTATGTGCCTGCAGCGTAGAAGAGTAACCCTAAGAatcagacagggaaactgaggcccagggagaacAAGAACACTCAGGGGTCACTCCAAGAATCTGCGCAAAGCAAGGGCAGGATCTCTGGTCTCCCCACTTCCCGATGTGGCTTCCCTGGCAAAGCCCAGCACGTCTGTTGGGGAGAGCCTCCTACActctagtggttcagatggtagaaaatctgcctgcaatgcaggagacctgggttcgatccctgggtcaggaagatcccctgaagaagggaatgacaacccattccagtattcttgcctggagaatcacatggacagaggagcctggagggctacagtccatggggttgcaaagagtcagacacgactgagtgactaaacacctACACACACCTGCCAAGACACCCACCCCAACCCACCAGCAGTAGATGCCTCTGCAGTAATTGAACCCTGGCTCCAAAGGCACCCGGCTGGACATCTTCTTGGCCAATTCAAAGAAGGCTGGGGTGTCTTCAAGTTTGCCACTTCTTCGTAGCAGATCGATTAGTTTGTTCAGTACAGGAAAATTGTCTAAAATAAGAAAGCAGAAACCTCCAGGCTGTGATAACCAGTAGCTGAATCAGGTAGGGGGAAGCAGAGAGAACCAGGAGACACTAGCGGTCAGGGTTGAACATGGGCATCCCAGCGGCTCCACTGAGACATAATGAAGTAGTCACTCTTATtgctcccattttatagatgagaagactgaggcacaaagaatttgagtaaaaaaaaaaaatttttttttgagtaatCTGCCAAAGGTTACATACACATCAGGTAAGTGGAAGACCAGGATTCAGACCTAGAAGGTCTGGCTCCAAGACCTGCATTCTTAATGGCTGTGATATGCTGGGCCTCTGGGTGACTGACATGGGCCTGGCTGGAGCTCTAGCCTAAGCCTCTTATTCATGCCTGGCCCCTTCCCCAGCAAGACAGGGAGGTTTTATGCTACAGTGAGTGGGAAGAGAGCTACGTGCCAGGGGAGAATTTCTAGCCACCTCCAGGAGGCTGTGACCTCCCAGGGGGAACTCAGGTTGAGTCATGGTGTCTGGGGTCTGGGGACAGACAGGCAGGACCAAGCACTGCCCTGCCTGGGACCGGGAACTGGCCCCTTGGACTGGGAAAGGGCCAGCACGTTCCAGTGGGACTTTATCAGTTTCCTGCCTCTCTGGGAACAATCAGAGAGGAAGGGGCTTCCTCTGCCTGgtcaggaaggaggggagagggccCACCCTTCTGGCGAGAGGGGAGAGGGCCCACCCTTCTGGGCGAGAGCAGACCTTGCTGGGTGGGAACTGACACAGGCAGTCACGATGGGCAGGCCTGATGCAGCCAGTTAGCTACCTGGTGCTTTCTCCAGGACCTGGTGGTAGAGGTTGATGGCAGCTTCGTACTTCTGTCTTCTAAACATCAGGTCGGCCATCATCTATCAGAATACACATGATGCTGCGATAGCAGCTTGCATGGGTGCAGTGGGGAGGCTGTGGTGGGAAGCGGGgacaggaaaggagggaaggtAGGAGAGAACTTCCTAGGTAGCATCTCTGGGCACTGGGAGAAGGTCCCACAGGAGGTGGGCCagcctggggagaggggtgggggtgaggatggaaggaggaaggaaaagccGAGGGTGGACACCGTGGAGCCAGCTCCTCCACCCATGTCTGAGAACTGCCAGATGCGGGCAGCGGGGTGTATTGGGGGCTACCCACCTCCACTGGGGACAGCCCTGGAGGTGGTCCAGGTGACAGGGCAGAATGGGGTAGGACTGGGGAGGGCTGTTTCCTCACACTTCCTGAAGCCCCACGAACCTGTCCTAACCTGGCCTTCACCAGCGGGTGTGGTTTCCCCTGGAGTGAATCAGCCTTACCCACTCCCCTTGGATGTGGCCCAGGAGGGAGGGCGCTGCTGCCCCCTGCTGCCAGCCCACCCCTCGCGTCCGGGGTGACGGACCCAGTGGACCCCGCAGGGCTGGGTCCACTGGGTATCCAGGGTCACCGGGCTAGGAAGCAGCCCGCCTATGGTCGTGGGGACCCGGGCCCGCAGCCTCTCACCAAGGAGGCTGTCTCGTGGTTCTTCGCAGTCTGCAGGAGGATGGCACAGTGCTGCTCACACAGGTCCAGGTGTCCCTGCAGCAGGTAGAGCCTCGCCAGCTCCAGCACCACCTGGACAGGCCCCGAGACAGTGACTGACCAATGCGCATCATGGGGAAGCTTGGGCACCCAGGCCTCGTCCTCGCACGCCCATGTTCTGTCAGCTCTGCCTTCAAAGCATGAAAGCATGTCTCTGACCCCCTGCGATGATGTCTCTGGCTCTCCCCCATGTCGTCATGACTTTTTTCCAACTAACCACTGAGAGGCAGGGCCCGCTGAGCTCATACTCATCCTTCGGCTTCGGCTCCAATCTCATctcctcagggaagccctctgcgcCCCAGGCTCCGGGACAGGTACCCCTCATCTGAGTTTCCAAGTGTCCTGACCCCCCTGTGGGTATCACATGCTGTTAGAACTGCCTATGTATTTGTCTGTACCCAGTGCCCGGGGCAGGGACCTTGCATTGCCCCACTGCGTCTCCATATCCTAGCCCAGTACCTGGCTTGCACGTATTGGGAATCTGTTAAGTGAGAACacgttaaataaatgaatgggtcTGTCACTAAGCTCTTCATCTCCTCTCCTCAAGTGAACTGCAGCCACCATTTCCTACCTGGAGCCATGCCTCTCACATGACCCTAAACCTCCTTGGAAGCTTAGCCTGGGCTTTATGCCCAGAAAAGCCCCTGGCAGCCACAATGTCCTCTCCACACCTGCAAGGGGGACCTGAAAACACTACACTTGCCACAGAGGGCTGCAGTGGGTGAGGGCCCTGGGATCAGCAGGCCCGCCTACACCAGGGGTCTGTGCCCCTCGCAGGGAACCACAGAGAAGGAACCAGCTTCCGTCCATAGTCAGGGAGCTCTGCCTTGTGCCCCAAGGCAAGGACAAGGGTCTCACTCCAAGCACCCCACCTTATTGTCAACAGGCGTGTAGGAGAGAGCATCTTTATAAGACTGCAcggccttggcatactccttctCTGCCAGGTAGTATTCCCCAAACTGGACACAGATGGAGGCTGCCAGTTGCTTCTGGGAGGGGATCATTTCTGGTTGCTCCAGGGGAACACGCTTCAGGATCCGAGACTGGAGGTCCATGGCCTAGGGAAACCAGGAAACGCTGCGTGAGCAGCCCAGAGCCTGATGTGCCAGGTCTCAGGCCAATTCGCAGCAAGCCTCTGAGCTCTCATCTCAGAGCTAGCTGTCTAAGCAAGGGCATCTCAGGTCCCCTTGAGCAAATCTGGGTCGCTCTGGACAGGCAAGGCCATTGGCTGAGTACCCAGGAGGCGAACTGGCATGCCGCGGGGGCGGGAGCAGAAGCAAAGGCTCTCAAACAAAACACTCCACTGTACTCGGCTCGTTCACCTGTTTCCATCACACCTGGCACTCACTGTGTCTGATCTACCTCAGCTGCCCAGTAGGCTGGaacaggcacacagtaggtgttcagcaCGGGCTGTGTTTTGTTGGGTGCATTTGTTTTGAGCAGTGTCCTGCTGGGAATTTGAGGCAGCCCCCACAAATAGCCATGACCCAAGTAGCCAGGGAGCACTGGGGCAAGGGGAAACAATGAGGCTGGGGTTAAGTTTTGGGTAGTGGGCACAGATCAGCCCTGGGTTCCCTGAAGGCCAGACTGAGGAATAGAAATCCAGTGGGAAACCCTGCGGATAAGTCACGTCAGCAGTCAGAGATGGTCTACAACCACAGGCACACGCCCCAGGGGCAAGTGCCAGGCCATACCCTTGGGTAGAAAGAgtgaagaggaggggaaaaaatggcCAGGAGTCTCCTAGCAGGGGCTTCTcagtggagctagtggtaaagaatctgcccgcccgggcgggagacgtaagagatgcaggttcaatccctatgtcgggaagatcccctggaggagggcatgcaacccactccactattgttgcctagaaaatcccatggacagagaggagcctggtgggctatggtccagagggtcgcaaagaggcggatgcgaatgaagcgacttagcaagcactcAGCAGTCCCCGCAGGAGACTATGGGTTGGAACAGGTCAAAGCTGGTTCAAATCTCATCTCCACCACTTACTAGCACTGTGACTTTGGGTACAtttcttaacctctttgagccttaTCTGTTAAACAGGAATGTCACAGTGCTTAGCTCAAAGGgctactgtgagaattaaataagacaaaaagcCTAGTACAGAACTCAGCACACAGCATTCAACGCATGAGGGCTGCTGGCATTGTCTATTATTAACAGCACAAGCATCCTTGAGGACAAAGGCACTGTCTTCCTCCCTGCCTTCTCTGGTCTAGTCCAGGCGGGTTTTGAGCACTTCCTTGCACAATCAATAAAAGAGCAAGTGTAGGGGGATAAATGGAAGGTGGATGTCAGAGGTGTAAACTAGATCCTCTTTAGAGGACCAGGCCTGGAGCCTTCCAGACCTGCGGTCCTATCTTCAGCTTCCATCAGGAAATGGCAGATAGACAGCTTGAGTCTACTTGTCAATTACCTTGTTCAAAGTTTCCGTCACATCTTCTTTTTTATGACTCTTGTAAACCTTGGCCAGCAAAAGTAAGCACTTGACATCATTCATCATGGATGGGATGTCTTTGACTGCAAAATGGAAACTCAAAGTAGTGTTTCCTGGCccctggggagtggggggtgggggtagggggtgggggaggatgggGGCTGGGTTCAAAGCCCCAGCCAGTGCCTGTTCCCTGCCCCAtcctgaaggagaagagggagtgtCTGCTTGAAGGCAGGCTAAGGGAGCGAGTTAGGGTGCGCTCACCAAAGTCATAATCCAGTGCCTGCTTCAAAactttttctgctttgttgaaCTTCTTTAACTTCAGGAGCAATTCGGCCAAATCACAGCACAGAAAGTCCTGTCCGCTAATCTTCTGGGCAGCCTCATAATAATTAATTGCCTTAGTGCACACAGGAAACATGGGCATCAGGTCTGGTTTTATACGTGGGCACCTCACTCTGtgtccctccccccaaccctgcaATCACCATGCCTGTGTACTCTTCCAGAACACAGAAGCCTCAGATGCAATGGCCTCCCGCCTGGCACAGGGCTCGAGCCTCAGGCTCGGCAGGTGTTAGGGGGTGGTGGGGAGTTGCTGAGCCCTCTCCTTGGCACCCTGTTCAGGGGggtctcccctcccatccagcctccCACCCAAGCACCCTCCTCCATCTTCCCTGCTGGGCTGGCCCTCCCCGCCCCTGCCTACCCCAGCATGGCCTGACCTTGGTGTACTGGTGGGTCTTCACATAAGCCTGCCCAATCCTGCTGATCAGGGACGCATCGTGCGGGTTCTTTCTGTAGGCCTCGTCGTAGACCTCCAGGGCCTTCTCTGGCTGGTGGGGAAAGGGGCTGCCGTCTCTCTCTTCTCTTACTGGAGAAGCGAGattggggtgggatgggagtggggggaCGGCGGCCACTTGGTGAGGTCATGAGACCCTCACTCACCTCCTGAATGTTCATGAAAGCATCACCCAGCAGCAGACTGGTGTGGGGGCCAGGCAGATATTCACAGAGCTCCCTGCAAAAGTAACCAAAACCTTAGCTCAGCTCTGTGCATCCTTCCTATTCCTGAAtccatctcttctctttctcactcCTTCTGTGacacccattcattcactcatttattcatcacCCAATACTTACCGGCTCAGATGGGACACGGTGCTAGCTCCCTTAGTTCAGGCTCTCCTCATCTGTTATCTGGACCATGGCCAGGACTTCCACCTACTCCTCTGGACTCCACCCCAAATGCCTAGAACCTTCTTTATGAGGcagcctgtttcttttttttttttcagccaagcctcacgtggcatgtgggatcttagttccctgaccagggattgaacccaagccccctccaatggaagcactgagtcttaaccactgtactaccagggaagtcccagcctaCTCTTTCTAAACCTTCAGTGAGACCATGTCATCTCATTGTTTATTGGTTTCCCACTGCTCTTGGCATCAACTCCTCTTCCTCCTGAATTGCCTAGATGGAGTTTTGCCTGAGGAAGGGGACAGGAAAGGTACCCTTGAGGTCCCAACATCGAATTGTAGAGAAAACTGCTGAGGGCTCCCAGTCccgcctctcccttctccttcactCACATTGGTTACATCCAAGCCACTGAGCATTTCCCCAAGGACAGGCcatgccaggggctggggcaggaccACGGTTCCCACCAGGATGCGAACCATGATGAGGGGCAAGCAGAACTCAGGGAAGATTCACTCCTGTGTCCTTACAACTCAGCAGCAGGCTGGCCTGACTGATCGACTGATCACACTCAGATTCTCACCATGGGAAATTCCCTACTCTTGTCAAACACACTCTGAGAACATGTTCTGAAGCCCGGGGAGAAGACGACGATCTGGAGAAAACACTCCTGACACGCCGCTGGGGCCGGGCTGTCAGTGCGCCGCCCGGGGCTCACCGGTAGCACCCGATATAGAGGCGGGCGTCCTTGCGGGTCTGCAGGTAGATGCTGGCCATCTTCTCCTTGGCTTCCATGTAGCAGGGCTGCTTGGGCGTGATGCTTTGCAGCACGCTCAGCGCCAGGTCCACGTTGCCCTTGCTCAGGGCCAAGTCCACATTGGCGATGGTGATGCGGGTCTCCTCCGGCGTGCCGCTGAACTCGTTGATGGCGTCCTGCATGACCTTGGTGGCCTCGTGCTAAGACAAGGAAGCCCAATGGACCCTCCATTTGCTGTCACCCACCACACCTGGAAGCCAGGGAGAGGATGGCCCATCCCCACTTTAGAGCggcaggaaggagacagagacagagagagaaagagagcctCTCGGTGTTGAGGGCCACtgttcctggagggcagggccagcTGGGGGACATGAAATCCCTGACTGTGAGAACTTGTTCCTGAGCACTTCAAAGTCTGATGGTGATTTCTTCCTATGAGAGACCTATGGATGCCTCTCCTTATACCGTCCTGCTTTCAGTCAAAGGTATTTTA is a genomic window of Cervus canadensis isolate Bull #8, Minnesota chromosome 22, ASM1932006v1, whole genome shotgun sequence containing:
- the TTC21A gene encoding tetratricopeptide repeat protein 21A isoform X2; amino-acid sequence: MSSNDSSLMAGIIYYSKEKYFRHVQQATAVGLEKFNNDPVLQFFKAYGVLGEERIQDAISSLESIQNHPDVSLCSIMALIYAHKCCETIDREAIQELESSLKEVRKTASGTALYYAGLFLWLMGRHDKAREYIDRTLKVSSSSREGYVLRGWVDLSSDKPHTVKKSIKYLEHGLQDTKDVLGLMGKVMYFMMLQNYSGALEVVNQITVTYGSFLPALVLKMRLFLARQDWEQTVEMGHRILEKDESNIDACQILAVYELAREGNMTAAAEHVRNLIKALETREPQNPSLHLKKILVVSRLCGRHPAILQLVCSFIERTFVAASSDAHMATELGYLFILQDQVKEASLWYSKAMKLDESSVAALTGIIWCQILDGHLEEAEHQLEFLKEVQQSLGKSEVLVFLQALLASKKHREEQEATALLKEAAELHFSGMQSLPMSSEYLERLNPVFLVCIAKEYLVFCPKQPRPPGQLVSPLLKQVAAILNPVVKVAPALIEPLYVMAQVKYLSGELEHAQSTLQRCLELDPTSVDAHLLMSQIYLAQGNFAMCSHSLELGVSHNFQVRDYPLYHFIKAKALNKSGDYPEAIKVLKMIIKLPTLRTEENKKFRGPCVRPSERVSILLELADALRMNGELHEATKVMQDAINEFSGTPEETRITIANVDLALSKGNVDLALSVLQSITPKQPCYMEAKEKMASIYLQTRKDARLYIGCYRELCEYLPGPHTSLLLGDAFMNIQEPEKALEVYDEAYRKNPHDASLISRIGQAYVKTHQYTKAINYYEAAQKISGQDFLCCDLAELLLKLKKFNKAEKVLKQALDYDFVKDIPSMMNDVKCLLLLAKVYKSHKKEDVTETLNKAMDLQSRILKRVPLEQPEMIPSQKQLAASICVQFGEYYLAEKEYAKAVQSYKDALSYTPVDNKVVLELARLYLLQGHLDLCEQHCAILLQTAKNHETASLMMADLMFRRQKYEAAINLYHQVLEKAPDNFPVLNKLIDLLRRSGKLEDTPAFFELAKKMSSRVPLEPGFNYCRGIYCWHIGQPNEALKFLNKARKDSTWGQSATYHMVQICLNPDNEIVGGEAFEHLVTESNRKELEQHGVRTAEKLLREFYPHSAGGHTQLRLLQSLCLLATRERANVEVALSTFIEMAQAEKDSIPALLAMAQACSLLKQVPKARTQLKRLAKAPWTLAEADDLERSWLLLADIYCQGGKFDLASELLQRCVKYNKSCCKAYEYMGFIMEREQSYKDAATNYELAWKYSHYANPAIGFRLAFNYLKDKRFVEAIEVCHDVLREHPNYPKIREEILEKAQGSLRP
- the TTC21A gene encoding tetratricopeptide repeat protein 21A isoform X3, which translates into the protein MSSNDSSLMAGIIYYSKEKYFRHVQQATAVGLEKFNNDPVLQFFKAYGVLGEERIQDAISSLESIQNHPDVSLCSIMALIYAHKCCETIDREAIQELESSLKEVRKTASGTALYYAGLFLWLMGRHDKAREYIDRTLKVSSSSREGYVLRGWVDLSSDKPHTVKKSIKYLEHGLQDTKDVLGLMGKVMYFMMLQNYSGALEVVNQITVTYGSFLPALVLKMRLFLARQDWEQTVEMGHRILEKDESNIDACQILAVYELAREGNMTAAAEHVRNLIKALETREPQNPSLHLKKILVVSRLCGRHPAILQLVCSFIERTFVAASSDAHMATELGYLFILQDQVKEASLWYSKAMKLDESSVAALTGIIWCQILDGHLEEAEHQLEFLKEVQQSLGKSEVLVFLQALLASKKHREEQEATALLKEAAELHFSGMQSLPMSSEYLERLNPVFLVCIAKEYLVFCPKQPRPPGQLVSPLLKQVAAILNPVVKVAPALIEPLYVMAQVKYLSGELEHAQSTLQRCLELDPTSVDAHLLMSQIYLAQGNFAMCSHSLELGVSHNFQVRDYPLYHFIKAKALNKSGDYPEAIKVLKMIIKLPTLRTEENKKFRGPCVRPSERVSILLELADALRMNGELHEATKVMQDAINEFSGTPEETRITIANVDLALSKGNVDLALSVLQSITPKQPCYMEAKEKMASIYLQTRKDARLYIGCYRELCEYLPGPHTSLLLGDAFMNIQEPEKALEVYDEAYRKNPHDASLISRIGQAYVKTHQYTKAINYYEAAQKISGQDFLCCDLAELLLKLKKFNKAEKVLKQALDYDFVKDIPSMMNDVKCLLLLAKVYKSHKKEDVTETLNKAMDLQSRILKRVPLEQPEMIPSQKQLAASICVQFGEYYLAEKEYAKAVQSYKDALSYTPVDNKVVLELARLYLLQGHLDLCEQHCAILLQTAKNHETASLMMADLMFRRQKYEAAINLYHQVLEKAPDNFPVLNKLIDLLRRSGKLEDTPAFFELAKKMSSRVPLEPGFNYCRGIYCWHIGQPNEALKFLNKARKDSTWGQSATYHMVQICLNPDNEIVGGEAFEHLVTESKKELEQHGVRTAEKLLREFYPHSAGGHTQLRLLQSLCLLATRERANVEVALSTFIEMAQAEKDSIPALLAMAQACSLLKQVPKARTQLKRLAKAPWTLAEADDLERSWLLLADIYCQGGKFDLASELLQRCVKYNKSCCKAYEYMGFIMEREQSYKDAATNYELAWKYSHYANPAIGFRLAFNYLKDKRFVEAIEVCHDVLREHPNYPKIREEILEKAQGSLRP
- the TTC21A gene encoding tetratricopeptide repeat protein 21A isoform X1, coding for MSSNDSSLMAGIIYYSKEKYFRHVQQATAVGLEKFNNDPVLQFFKAYGVLGEERIQDAISSLESIQNHPDVSLCSIMALIYAHKCCETIDREAIQELESSLKEVRKTASGTALYYAGLFLWLMGRHDKAREYIDRTLKVSSSSREGYVLRGWVDLSSDKPHTVKKSIKYLEHGLQDTKDVLGLMGKVMYFMMLQNYSGALEVVNQITVTYGSFLPALVLKMRLFLARQDWEQTVEMGHRILEKDESNIDACQILAVYELAREGNMTAAAEHVRNLIKALETREPQNPSLHLKKILVVSRLCGRHPAILQLVCSFIERTFVAASSDAHMATELGYLFILQDQVKEASLWYSKAMKLDESSVAALTGIIWCQILDGHLEEAEHQLEFLKEVQQSLGKSEVLVFLQALLASKKHREEQEATALLKEAAELHFSGMQSLPMSSEYLERLNPVFLVCIAKEYLVFCPKQPRPPGQLVSPLLKQVAAILNPVVKVAPALIEPLYVMAQVKYLSGELEHAQSTLQRCLELDPTSVDAHLLMSQIYLAQGNFAMCSHSLELGVSHNFQVRDYPLYHFIKAKALNKSGDYPEAIKVLKMIIKLPTLRTEENKKFRGPCVRPSERVSILLELADALRMNGELHEATKVMQDAINEFSGTPEETRITIANVDLALSKGNVDLALSVLQSITPKQPCYMEAKEKMASIYLQTRKDARLYIGCYRELCEYLPGPHTSLLLGDAFMNIQEPEKALEVYDEAYRKNPHDASLISRIGQAYVKTHQYTKAINYYEAAQKISGQDFLCCDLAELLLKLKKFNKAEKVLKQALDYDFVKDIPSMMNDVKCLLLLAKVYKSHKKEDVTETLNKAMDLQSRILKRVPLEQPEMIPSQKQLAASICVQFGEYYLAEKEYAKAVQSYKDALSYTPVDNKVVLELARLYLLQGHLDLCEQHCAILLQTAKNHETASLMMADLMFRRQKYEAAINLYHQVLEKAPDNFPVLNKLIDLLRRSGKLEDTPAFFELAKKMSSRVPLEPGFNYCRGIYCWHIGQPNEALKFLNKARKDSTWGQSATYHMVQICLNPDNEIVGGEAFEHLVTESNFTSRKELEQHGVRTAEKLLREFYPHSAGGHTQLRLLQSLCLLATRERANVEVALSTFIEMAQAEKDSIPALLAMAQACSLLKQVPKARTQLKRLAKAPWTLAEADDLERSWLLLADIYCQGGKFDLASELLQRCVKYNKSCCKAYEYMGFIMEREQSYKDAATNYELAWKYSHYANPAIGFRLAFNYLKDKRFVEAIEVCHDVLREHPNYPKIREEILEKAQGSLRP